The genomic stretch AGGATGTTGTAATAATTCaccaaaattataaattctatCACCTAATAATGCTGCAACACTTAGATCATATGCCAGTTCTTTACGctcattaatatttacgTCAGTTATTTCTTGTTCATTAGGTGGTAAACTAGATAGATATAATAAGCTTGTATAGTAGAAAGTATTGAAGTcgttttttcttttatagtAATCTGCATTAACAGAATAAAATGCATTTGTTACTCTTAATGGAGTAGTATCTTGTTTATCTAGAACTTGTTCTAATTCATCTAGTAAATCTCTGGCTTTCATTGgttcatttttaaatagaTAAATTCTAGccttttcaattgaaattaataaactgCCAGATTTATGGTTCTTTAAGCCATCATTTCtttgtttcttttcatcaatggctttgaaattttcatctaataatgTCAAGTATTTCAACgattcatcattattatgatgattttttaaagccaataataaaaactcAACAACACTTAGTTGATTAATCTTGTCAACAAATTTACTAACAAAGGTGTCATAGACCCTCAATCTTAATGGTGCAGATTTTGGATCTTGAAAAAAGATATCTAAACTTTGAGTCAATTGATGGTATAATTTTTGAGtataaaattcttcaaattgataaaataacGGTGCCAATTCTGGATCAGATTCCATACGCAAAGTACTTAAGATTGTACTAATTTCATTTAGAGAAGACATTTCAAAGTTGGTATTAGTaaagaaaaggaaagaaaattatttgtcGTACACTGTAatcaataatgaaaaatcagTAAAACAGAAAACTCTAGTTAAAAGTTAGtcttaaaatatcaatttatgtacagaattaaaaaaacactTCTGATAATTCTGGtcaattaatatattttggttAAAATTCACTTCGTTTTAACAATTAATTAAGGTGAATcttattttacttttttaacTGATTTAAGGTGGCGAATTTCTAGAAGGGCGACAGCGATCATGTGAGAAAAAG from Henningerozyma blattae CBS 6284 chromosome 4, complete genome encodes the following:
- the RPN9 gene encoding proteasome regulatory particle lid subunit RPN9 (similar to Saccharomyces cerevisiae RPN9 (YDR427W); ancestral locus Anc_5.534): MSSLNEISTILSTLRMESDPELAPLFYQFEEFYTQKLYHQLTQSLDIFFQDPKSAPLRLRVYDTFVSKFVDKINQLSVVEFLLLALKNHHNNDESLKYLTLLDENFKAIDEKKQRNDGLKNHKSGSLLISIEKARIYLFKNEPMKARDLLDELEQVLDKQDTTPLRVTNAFYSVNADYYKRKNDFNTFYYTSLLYLSSLPPNEQEITDVNINERKELAYDLSVAALLGDRIYNFGELLQHPIISVLKNDSHYEWLFHLLNALSVGDFNKFDNYIKVQISNIPILAENESFLRQKICLMALVESVFAKNIRTLSFDDISKATHLEFDNVEHLIMKAISLGLLKGIIDQVNQLVSITWVQPRIISGDQITKMKDRLVEWDEQVTILAKKIDAKGKPLWV